One part of the Oceanidesulfovibrio indonesiensis genome encodes these proteins:
- a CDS encoding thioredoxin family protein — translation MKRILVLGPGCPKCEKLKKDVETVANELGLEYELEKVTNVSDMMQYGVMTTPALVVDGEVKVVGKAPSLAELKKILG, via the coding sequence ATGAAAAGGATTCTCGTCCTGGGACCGGGCTGCCCCAAATGTGAAAAACTGAAGAAGGATGTGGAGACCGTGGCGAACGAACTCGGTCTGGAATATGAGCTGGAAAAAGTCACCAACGTGTCGGACATGATGCAGTATGGCGTAATGACCACCCCCGCCCTGGTCGTTGACGGCGAGGTCAAGGTAGTGGGCAAGGCGCCTTCCTTGGCCGAACTCAAGAAGATTCTCGGCTGA
- a CDS encoding MauE/DoxX family redox-associated membrane protein: MDRHRILKYTDRVLRLGLAFIFIYASMDKLLHPAEFALIIRDYRVLPEALVNITAIILPWLELILGILLIAGLFLDGALLLVNGLLLTFWVTLIFNAWRGLDISCGCFSTSPSSTTYHASWYIMRDGLFVLMGLGAALCLRMRRRRRSPAS, from the coding sequence GTGGACCGACACCGGATTCTCAAATACACCGACCGCGTGCTCAGGCTGGGCCTGGCCTTCATCTTCATCTACGCCAGCATGGACAAGCTGCTGCATCCTGCCGAGTTCGCGCTGATAATCCGGGACTACCGCGTGCTGCCGGAGGCGCTCGTCAACATCACGGCGATCATCCTGCCATGGCTGGAGCTGATACTCGGCATTCTGTTGATTGCCGGTTTGTTCCTCGATGGCGCGTTGCTCCTTGTCAACGGACTGCTCCTCACGTTCTGGGTCACGTTGATATTCAACGCATGGCGCGGCCTCGACATAAGTTGCGGCTGCTTCTCGACAAGCCCTTCGTCGACCACGTACCACGCATCCTGGTACATCATGCGGGACGGGCTCTTCGTGCTGATGGGCCTGGGCGCCGCGCTCTGCCTCCGGATGAGAAGGAGAAGGAGATCGCCTGCGTCATGA
- a CDS encoding DUF1328 domain-containing protein, translating into MLGWVITFLIIALVAGVFGFSGVAAASAGIAKILFFIFLILFIVSLVVHMGRGRRM; encoded by the coding sequence ATGCTCGGTTGGGTAATCACCTTTCTCATTATCGCGCTTGTGGCTGGCGTTTTCGGCTTCAGCGGCGTGGCTGCCGCTTCTGCAGGCATTGCCAAGATACTGTTCTTCATTTTCCTTATCCTTTTCATTGTGTCGCTGGTGGTGCACATGGGCCGAGGAAGAAGGATGTAA
- a CDS encoding ABC transporter ATP-binding protein, translating to MTDEAVVVENLTKRFGDVQAVDGVSFNVRQGELFGFLGPNGAGKTTTINMLTGLARPDAGSFRICGVDCARNPRAAQRLIGVVPDESNLYPELTGFENLCFCAALYGMRMEERQARARSLLKDFDLEHAAERKFGGYSKGMKRKLTIAAGIIHKPDILFLDEPTTGIDVASARQLRQLVSELHDAGTTIFLTTHYIEEAERLCNRIAFIVSGRIVRIDSVEHLVQPLQARHVLQITSEETLTGDLRTVLVKAFPELEVSPPGQNTVRVEADEPVRVGPLVRLLEDYGVTVSEARRIRPSLEDVFVRITGIETNMMRNEKESKGARQ from the coding sequence ATGACAGACGAAGCCGTCGTGGTGGAGAACCTGACCAAGCGGTTCGGCGACGTACAGGCCGTGGACGGGGTCTCGTTCAACGTCCGCCAGGGAGAGCTCTTCGGGTTTCTCGGCCCGAACGGCGCCGGCAAGACCACCACCATCAACATGCTCACCGGACTGGCGCGCCCGGATGCCGGATCGTTCCGCATCTGCGGCGTGGATTGCGCCCGGAATCCCCGGGCAGCCCAGCGCCTTATCGGTGTGGTGCCGGACGAGAGCAACCTGTACCCGGAGCTCACCGGGTTCGAAAACCTCTGCTTCTGCGCAGCCCTGTATGGCATGCGCATGGAGGAGCGCCAGGCCCGAGCCCGGTCTCTCCTGAAGGATTTCGACCTGGAGCACGCGGCGGAGCGCAAGTTCGGGGGGTACTCCAAGGGGATGAAGCGCAAGTTGACCATTGCCGCCGGGATAATCCACAAGCCGGATATTCTCTTTCTCGACGAACCAACCACGGGCATCGATGTGGCCAGCGCCAGGCAGCTCAGGCAGCTCGTGTCCGAACTGCACGATGCCGGAACCACCATCTTCCTGACCACGCACTACATCGAGGAGGCGGAGCGGCTCTGCAACCGCATCGCATTTATCGTATCCGGCCGCATCGTGCGCATCGATTCTGTAGAGCACCTGGTCCAACCGCTCCAGGCGCGGCACGTACTGCAAATCACCAGCGAGGAGACATTGACCGGCGATCTGCGGACGGTCCTTGTCAAAGCGTTTCCCGAGCTCGAAGTCTCGCCGCCCGGCCAGAACACGGTCCGGGTTGAGGCCGACGAGCCCGTGCGCGTGGGGCCGCTCGTGCGCCTTCTAGAAGATTACGGTGTCACGGTCTCGGAGGCCCGGCGCATACGCCCGTCGCTCGAGGATGTGTTTGTCCGGATCACTGGCATCGAGACCAACATGATGCGCAACGAGAAGGAATCGAAGGGGGCACGGCAGTGA
- a CDS encoding peptide chain release factor 3, with protein sequence MQNTAFATQIRREVQRRRTFAIISHPDAGKTTLTEKLLLFGGAIHLAGSVKAKKASTHATSDWMEIERQRGISVTSSVMNFEYDGFSMNLLDTPGHQDFSEDTYRVLTAVDSALMVIDSVKGVETQTRKLMEVCRMRSTPIITFINKLDREGRTPLELLDDIEQNLGIECAPMSWPIGMGKSFQGVYDIRQGSIRFFRPEGNKSKRPREAVMIQGLDDPALDELIGEAADDLRNEIELLEGAGYPFDKERYLAGLQTPVFFGSAINNFGVRELLDGFAELAPAPKPRKAATREISPLEEQFSGVVFKVQANMDPAHRDRIAFVRICSGRFNRGMKLQNRRLGKSFKAANAIIFMAQDRTGVEEAWPGDVIGLPNHGSIRVGDTLYSDEPLEFPGIPHFAPDFFRRIILKDPFKAKQLEKGLTQLTEEGAIQYFRPLTGRDYILGAIGVLQFEIIAARLAGEYNVDVRYEHSPYYTVRWLNGGNKNALRRLTDLHSRAMVKDADDYLAMLFNSDWHLERTKEDWPDIEFADTRECVTCAH encoded by the coding sequence ATGCAGAACACTGCCTTTGCAACACAGATACGGCGTGAAGTGCAACGCCGCCGGACTTTTGCCATCATCAGCCACCCGGACGCCGGCAAGACCACGCTGACAGAAAAGCTTCTGCTCTTCGGCGGCGCCATCCACCTCGCAGGGTCGGTCAAAGCCAAGAAAGCCTCGACGCACGCGACGTCCGACTGGATGGAGATCGAACGACAGCGCGGCATCTCCGTCACGTCGTCGGTGATGAACTTCGAGTACGACGGGTTTTCCATGAACCTGCTGGACACCCCCGGCCACCAGGACTTTTCCGAGGATACATATCGCGTGCTCACGGCCGTGGACTCCGCGCTCATGGTCATAGACAGCGTCAAGGGCGTGGAGACCCAGACCAGGAAGCTGATGGAGGTGTGCCGCATGCGCAGTACGCCCATCATCACCTTCATCAACAAGCTGGACCGCGAAGGACGCACCCCCCTGGAGCTCCTGGACGACATCGAGCAGAACCTCGGCATCGAGTGCGCTCCCATGTCCTGGCCCATCGGCATGGGGAAGTCGTTCCAGGGCGTGTACGATATCCGGCAAGGCTCGATCCGCTTTTTCCGGCCGGAAGGCAACAAGAGCAAGCGTCCGCGCGAGGCGGTCATGATACAGGGGCTCGACGATCCTGCCCTGGATGAGCTTATCGGCGAGGCCGCCGACGACCTGCGCAATGAAATCGAACTGCTGGAGGGAGCCGGATACCCATTCGACAAAGAGCGCTACCTGGCCGGCCTGCAGACGCCCGTTTTCTTCGGAAGCGCCATCAACAACTTCGGGGTCCGGGAACTGCTTGACGGCTTCGCCGAACTGGCACCCGCTCCCAAACCGCGGAAAGCCGCGACGCGTGAAATCTCGCCGCTCGAAGAACAGTTCTCCGGCGTCGTGTTCAAAGTCCAGGCGAACATGGACCCGGCCCACCGCGACAGGATCGCTTTCGTCCGCATCTGCTCAGGGCGGTTCAATCGCGGCATGAAACTACAGAACAGGCGGCTCGGCAAATCCTTCAAGGCGGCCAACGCCATCATCTTCATGGCCCAGGACCGCACCGGCGTGGAGGAGGCATGGCCAGGCGACGTCATCGGCCTGCCCAACCACGGTTCCATCCGCGTGGGAGACACCCTCTACAGCGACGAGCCCCTCGAGTTCCCCGGCATTCCGCACTTCGCGCCGGATTTCTTCCGCCGCATCATCCTGAAAGACCCGTTCAAGGCCAAGCAACTGGAAAAGGGACTCACTCAGCTCACCGAAGAAGGCGCCATCCAGTACTTCCGGCCGCTCACAGGCCGCGATTACATTCTCGGCGCCATCGGCGTGCTCCAGTTCGAGATCATCGCCGCCCGGCTTGCCGGCGAATACAATGTGGACGTCCGCTACGAGCACTCGCCCTACTACACGGTGCGCTGGCTCAACGGCGGAAACAAGAACGCCTTGCGGCGGCTCACGGATCTGCACTCCCGCGCCATGGTCAAGGACGCCGACGACTACCTGGCCATGCTGTTCAACAGCGACTGGCACCTGGAGCGCACCAAGGAAGACTGGCCGGACATCGAATTCGCTGACACCCGGGAGTGCGTCACCTGCGCCCACTGA
- a CDS encoding cytochrome c biogenesis CcdA family protein: MDQVFLVINSWIGSGLLLGALGCFLWGAVSVLFSPCHIASIPLIVGYVAGQEREVEGRKATLYAVLFTTGLFITIAAIGVICSLLGRMLGDVGPYWTIVVGVILLWIALDMLGVGRCSMSGGLMARLKVKGLSGAFFLGLAYGVLSGSCTFGFIAPILAIITVQGEVLTGIIFIVLFGIGHCIPIAIAGSSTALVKRFLANSAWQRGGMVFRRVAGVIVGLLGLYFVVQPFFS; the protein is encoded by the coding sequence GTGGACCAGGTTTTCCTCGTAATCAACTCCTGGATAGGCAGCGGCCTGCTTCTTGGCGCGCTCGGCTGCTTTCTCTGGGGTGCGGTGAGCGTGCTCTTCAGCCCCTGCCATATCGCCTCCATTCCGCTCATCGTCGGATATGTCGCCGGGCAGGAACGCGAGGTCGAAGGACGCAAGGCCACGCTGTACGCCGTGCTGTTCACCACCGGACTGTTCATTACCATCGCGGCCATCGGCGTGATCTGCTCGCTGCTGGGCCGCATGCTCGGCGATGTCGGTCCCTACTGGACCATCGTCGTGGGAGTCATACTGCTCTGGATCGCGCTGGACATGCTGGGAGTCGGCCGCTGCTCCATGTCGGGCGGGCTCATGGCCAGGCTCAAGGTCAAGGGGCTTTCTGGCGCGTTCTTTCTCGGTCTGGCCTACGGGGTGCTGTCCGGTTCGTGCACGTTCGGTTTTATCGCGCCGATTCTTGCCATCATCACCGTGCAGGGCGAAGTCCTTACTGGCATCATCTTCATCGTGCTTTTCGGCATCGGACACTGCATTCCCATCGCCATAGCCGGCAGTTCAACGGCCCTGGTCAAACGCTTTCTCGCCAACAGCGCATGGCAGCGCGGCGGCATGGTGTTCCGTCGTGTGGCGGGAGTTATAGTCGGACTGCTGGGCCTGTATTTCGTCGTACAACCGTTTTTCTCGTAG
- a CDS encoding rhodanese-like domain-containing protein: MHWITRTAVQASCILVVSALLALGVNAIRPDGLPVLHAGQESAVTFDEASGEIALKDAALLFMTNRAVFLDARSQFEYEAGHIQNSLSVPVEDFAYLFEEIEPQLQGKEAIITYCDGERCPLSHELADLLEEKGFDNVYVLKNGWTLWKNEGLPIETGA, encoded by the coding sequence ATGCATTGGATCACAAGGACAGCCGTGCAGGCGTCCTGCATTCTCGTCGTTTCCGCCCTGCTCGCCCTTGGCGTGAACGCTATCCGGCCTGACGGGCTGCCCGTCCTGCATGCCGGACAGGAAAGCGCCGTCACCTTTGACGAGGCGAGCGGCGAGATTGCCCTCAAGGACGCCGCTCTGCTCTTCATGACCAACCGCGCCGTTTTTCTGGACGCCCGTTCGCAGTTCGAATACGAAGCCGGTCACATCCAGAACTCCTTGTCGGTTCCGGTGGAAGATTTTGCGTATCTTTTCGAGGAGATCGAACCGCAGCTACAGGGCAAGGAAGCAATCATCACCTACTGCGACGGCGAACGCTGCCCGCTCAGCCACGAACTTGCGGATCTGCTGGAAGAGAAAGGCTTCGACAACGTATATGTCCTGAAAAACGGGTGGACTCTGTGGAAAAACGAGGGCCTTCCCATAGAGACCGGGGCGTAG
- a CDS encoding cation-translocating P-type ATPase, with the protein MDSTAWHTIPTDELFEKLESSADGLDQEAAKQRVERFGANELKGEEGHGLLAHIIEQLKSPLIYLLFAAAIVSLVAGKYIDSAVIAAVVVLNTILGVAQQWRAEKALEALRGLSAPRARVLRNGSIHEVAATKVVPGDVLVLGRGDRVAADARMLSASGLMVDESSLTGESEPVAKHPGDIEKDATLADRTNMVFMSTLVTDGRGRAMVTATGMDTAIGEIAGEVHSAEREQTPLQRRLGHLSIYIGGAAILLALGVFGLGWLRGYELVEMILYSVAVAVSAIPEGLPAVISVTLALGVRRMADRNAVIRRLPAVETLGSTTVICSDKTGTITKNQMTTVRVWAGGHMYEVEGKGYSPAGDIRPLEEGEVENREDLEFLMRIGALNNDADLAEDEDTGAWQVKGTPTEGALLSAAAKVGVDYEKLQEEYPREADIPFSSKRQYMATLHEFPEDDQSLLLVKGAPERILEFCSHILVNGESVEIDEDWKARLEEINHDMAGDGLRVVAGAWRAFEPGKDGVSKEDVRQGLTLAGFWGIMDPPRESAIQAIEDAHRAGIRVIMLTGDHASTARAIAYKTGIGEEQERVITGKAVESMSDEELDKSVRESNVYARVSPQHKLRIMKALQAQGEIVAMTGDGVNDAPTLKNAGIGVAMGQTGSEVAREASDMVLTDDNFATILSAVEEGRTIFNNLRRVVFFLLTTNLGEIITLAAALVLGMPLPVTAVMILWINLITDGVCTVPLGIEPRHEDVLSAKPRPPKEGILDMRTLRRILLLAPVMAVGVLAMYKYASHNGEEYAMTIAFTTLAAFQWFQAFNARSCCRSIFSVGLFGNKWLLAGVGAALVLQLGTVYLELGRTIFGTVALSAGDWFLCVLAGSSILVVDEILKAFRVHGRSG; encoded by the coding sequence ATGGATAGTACGGCCTGGCATACAATCCCGACAGACGAACTGTTCGAAAAGCTCGAGTCCAGTGCGGACGGTCTCGACCAGGAAGCGGCCAAGCAGCGCGTCGAACGATTCGGCGCAAACGAACTCAAGGGCGAAGAGGGCCACGGCCTGTTGGCGCATATTATCGAACAGCTGAAAAGTCCGCTCATCTACTTGCTCTTCGCCGCAGCGATCGTCTCCCTTGTGGCAGGAAAATACATAGATTCCGCTGTCATCGCCGCAGTCGTCGTGCTCAATACAATACTCGGCGTGGCGCAGCAGTGGCGGGCGGAAAAGGCGCTGGAGGCGCTCCGCGGCCTGTCTGCCCCCAGGGCCCGCGTATTGCGCAACGGCTCCATCCACGAAGTGGCCGCAACCAAGGTGGTTCCGGGCGACGTCCTGGTGCTCGGCCGCGGGGACCGGGTCGCTGCGGACGCCCGCATGCTTTCCGCTTCCGGCCTGATGGTGGACGAGTCCTCATTGACCGGTGAATCCGAACCGGTAGCCAAGCACCCCGGAGACATAGAGAAGGACGCGACGCTGGCCGACAGGACCAACATGGTGTTCATGTCCACCCTGGTGACGGACGGCCGCGGACGGGCGATGGTCACGGCCACGGGAATGGACACGGCCATCGGCGAGATCGCCGGCGAGGTGCATTCGGCCGAACGAGAACAGACCCCCCTGCAACGCCGGCTCGGCCATCTTTCCATTTACATCGGCGGGGCCGCCATTCTGCTCGCCTTGGGCGTATTCGGCCTGGGATGGTTGCGCGGATACGAGCTTGTTGAAATGATTCTCTATTCAGTGGCTGTGGCCGTATCCGCCATTCCGGAGGGCCTGCCCGCAGTCATCAGTGTGACGCTCGCCCTGGGCGTGCGTCGCATGGCGGATCGCAATGCCGTCATACGGCGGCTTCCGGCCGTGGAAACACTCGGCTCGACGACCGTCATATGCTCGGACAAGACCGGGACCATCACCAAGAACCAGATGACGACCGTCCGCGTGTGGGCCGGCGGCCACATGTACGAGGTCGAGGGCAAAGGATACTCACCGGCAGGCGACATCCGCCCGCTGGAGGAAGGAGAGGTCGAGAACCGCGAGGACCTGGAGTTCCTCATGCGCATCGGCGCCCTGAACAACGATGCGGACCTGGCTGAGGATGAAGACACCGGCGCCTGGCAGGTGAAGGGGACGCCGACTGAAGGTGCCTTGCTTTCCGCGGCGGCAAAGGTTGGGGTCGATTACGAGAAACTGCAGGAAGAGTACCCGCGGGAGGCGGACATACCGTTCTCCAGCAAACGGCAATACATGGCCACCTTGCATGAATTTCCCGAGGACGATCAAAGTCTGTTGCTTGTCAAGGGAGCTCCGGAACGGATTCTCGAGTTCTGCTCCCATATTCTTGTCAACGGGGAATCCGTCGAGATCGACGAGGACTGGAAGGCCCGGCTGGAGGAAATCAACCACGACATGGCCGGCGATGGCCTGCGCGTCGTGGCCGGGGCGTGGCGCGCTTTCGAGCCGGGGAAGGACGGCGTCTCCAAAGAAGATGTCCGACAAGGGCTCACCCTGGCCGGATTCTGGGGAATCATGGACCCGCCGCGCGAATCCGCCATACAGGCTATCGAGGACGCGCACCGGGCGGGCATCCGCGTTATCATGCTCACGGGAGACCATGCCTCCACTGCCCGCGCCATTGCCTACAAGACCGGCATCGGCGAGGAGCAGGAACGTGTCATCACCGGCAAGGCCGTGGAGAGCATGAGCGACGAGGAGCTCGACAAGTCCGTGAGAGAGTCGAATGTCTACGCCCGGGTTTCCCCCCAACACAAGCTGCGCATCATGAAGGCCCTCCAGGCGCAGGGCGAAATCGTCGCCATGACCGGCGACGGCGTGAACGACGCCCCCACACTGAAAAATGCCGGCATAGGCGTGGCCATGGGGCAGACAGGGTCCGAGGTCGCGCGCGAAGCATCCGACATGGTGCTCACCGACGACAACTTCGCGACCATCCTGTCCGCGGTTGAAGAAGGCCGGACCATCTTCAACAACCTGCGCCGTGTGGTGTTCTTTCTGCTCACCACGAATCTGGGGGAAATTATCACCCTCGCGGCCGCGCTGGTTCTGGGCATGCCCTTGCCGGTCACGGCAGTCATGATCCTCTGGATCAACCTCATCACGGACGGCGTATGCACCGTGCCTCTGGGCATCGAGCCCCGGCACGAAGACGTCCTGAGCGCCAAACCGCGTCCCCCGAAGGAAGGCATCCTGGACATGCGGACGCTGCGGCGCATCCTGCTGCTCGCGCCGGTCATGGCTGTCGGGGTTCTGGCGATGTACAAATATGCGAGTCACAACGGGGAAGAATACGCAATGACGATCGCCTTCACCACTCTGGCGGCGTTTCAGTGGTTCCAGGCTTTCAACGCCCGCTCGTGCTGCCGCTCCATATTCTCCGTGGGGCTGTTCGGCAACAAGTGGCTTCTGGCAGGGGTCGGCGCGGCGCTCGTGCTCCAACTCGGCACGGTGTACCTTGAGCTCGGCCGAACCATATTCGGCACGGTCGCTCTGAGCGCCGGCGACTGGTTCCTGTGCGTGCTCGCCGGGTCATCCATCCTGGTGGTCGACGAAATCCTCAAGGCGTTCAGGGTGCATGGCAGGTCGGGATAA
- a CDS encoding DUF488 domain-containing protein, translating to MATVNIRRVYEDPQPDDGVRVLVDRVWPRGLTKDRVQADKWMKDIAPSSKLRKWFGHDPEKWDEFRERYFLELDDKPELVEELRKMLRSSTVTLLYSAKDVDYNQAVALREYLENKRG from the coding sequence GTGGCAACGGTGAACATCAGGCGAGTGTACGAAGACCCGCAGCCGGACGACGGCGTACGCGTGCTGGTGGACCGGGTGTGGCCCAGGGGACTGACAAAGGACAGGGTGCAGGCGGACAAATGGATGAAGGACATCGCCCCGAGCTCCAAGCTGCGCAAGTGGTTCGGCCACGATCCCGAAAAATGGGATGAGTTCAGGGAGCGCTACTTCCTGGAACTTGACGACAAACCGGAGCTCGTGGAGGAACTGCGAAAAATGCTCCGCTCCTCCACTGTCACGCTGCTGTATTCGGCCAAGGATGTCGATTACAATCAGGCCGTGGCCCTCCGGGAATACCTGGAGAACAAGCGAGGCTGA
- a CDS encoding permease: MFWKKEWKPLAIMVGVFLACFYLPLGWERFNTAVFEALHLVKWYAQEHVLLCLVPAFFIAGAVGVFVSQASVMKYLGPTANKVCAYGVAACSGSVLAVCSCTILPLFAGIYRMGAGLGPAAAFLYSGPAINILAIILTARILGPQLGLARAVGAIVFSIIIGLLMHFIYRKEECEKAAKMAEMPEPEVTRPLWQTSVYFTTMIGVLVFANWGAPAEDTGVWAGIYSNKWLITTFFALGFAGALIAWFGVTLRHGVLAALPALILGLVFPDSPQIAFVAGVIGLSVLTSTREDELGEWFGQSWGFAKQIMPLLLYGVLIAGALLGRPGAEGLIPSDWVAAAVGGNSLLSNFVASFAGAFMYFATLTEVPILQGLIGNGMGQGPALAPLLAGPALSLPNMLVIRSVMGTRKTAVFVTLVIVMATLSGVIYGNLVS; the protein is encoded by the coding sequence ATGTTCTGGAAAAAGGAATGGAAACCGCTCGCCATAATGGTTGGCGTTTTTTTGGCTTGCTTCTACCTTCCATTGGGTTGGGAGCGATTCAACACCGCCGTGTTCGAGGCGCTCCATCTGGTGAAGTGGTATGCGCAGGAGCATGTGCTGCTCTGCCTGGTGCCGGCGTTTTTCATTGCAGGCGCCGTGGGGGTGTTTGTCAGCCAGGCGTCGGTGATGAAATACCTCGGCCCCACGGCCAACAAGGTCTGCGCATACGGCGTGGCGGCATGTTCAGGTTCGGTGCTGGCGGTGTGTTCCTGCACCATCCTGCCTCTGTTCGCCGGCATCTACCGCATGGGCGCCGGCCTCGGACCCGCGGCGGCGTTTCTCTACTCTGGTCCGGCCATCAACATCCTTGCCATCATCCTCACCGCGCGCATCCTCGGACCGCAGCTCGGACTGGCCCGCGCCGTGGGCGCCATCGTCTTCAGCATCATCATCGGTCTTCTCATGCACTTCATCTACCGCAAGGAGGAGTGCGAGAAGGCCGCGAAGATGGCCGAGATGCCCGAACCCGAGGTCACGCGCCCTCTGTGGCAGACCTCCGTGTATTTCACCACCATGATCGGCGTGCTGGTGTTTGCGAACTGGGGCGCCCCGGCCGAGGACACCGGGGTGTGGGCCGGCATCTACAGCAACAAGTGGCTCATCACCACGTTTTTCGCCCTGGGATTCGCCGGCGCATTGATCGCCTGGTTCGGGGTCACCCTGCGGCACGGCGTATTGGCCGCTCTGCCCGCCCTCATTCTGGGGCTGGTGTTTCCGGACTCGCCGCAGATCGCCTTCGTGGCCGGCGTCATTGGCCTCAGCGTTCTCACCAGCACCAGAGAAGACGAGTTAGGGGAATGGTTCGGCCAGAGCTGGGGATTCGCCAAGCAGATCATGCCGCTGCTGCTGTACGGCGTGCTCATTGCCGGCGCCCTGCTGGGCCGCCCGGGCGCCGAGGGGCTGATACCCTCCGATTGGGTGGCCGCAGCCGTGGGCGGCAATTCCCTGCTGTCGAACTTCGTGGCGTCCTTTGCCGGCGCGTTCATGTATTTCGCCACGCTGACCGAGGTGCCCATTCTCCAGGGGCTCATCGGCAACGGCATGGGACAGGGCCCGGCCCTGGCGCCGCTGCTGGCCGGACCGGCCCTGAGCCTGCCCAACATGCTGGTGATCCGCAGCGTGATGGGCACACGGAAAACCGCTGTTTTCGTGACGCTGGTCATAGTGATGGCCACGCTCAGTGGAGTAATTTACGGAAACCTCGTTTCCTGA
- a CDS encoding thioredoxin family protein: MKKVIIVLALAVFALGGAAFYMQTDAGAPAPVTAPSTEAAAPAASSSNASTPSAAELISGEPQQVPVPGMVTMVDLGAKSCIPCRMMAPILKELSQEYEGRAAIVFIDVWENPDVTPEFGLRAIPTQIFYDAEGKERMRHEGFMDKDAIEAKLIELGVE, from the coding sequence ATGAAAAAGGTCATCATCGTCTTGGCACTCGCCGTCTTCGCGCTGGGCGGCGCTGCGTTCTACATGCAGACGGATGCCGGCGCCCCGGCACCGGTAACGGCTCCGTCAACAGAAGCAGCCGCACCGGCAGCGTCGTCTTCGAACGCGAGCACACCCTCTGCTGCGGAATTGATTTCCGGAGAACCGCAGCAGGTGCCTGTGCCGGGCATGGTCACCATGGTGGATCTTGGCGCCAAGTCCTGCATTCCCTGCAGAATGATGGCGCCGATCCTCAAGGAGTTGTCTCAGGAGTACGAAGGCCGCGCCGCCATTGTTTTCATCGATGTCTGGGAAAATCCGGACGTCACACCGGAGTTCGGTCTGCGAGCCATTCCCACACAGATTTTCTACGATGCCGAGGGCAAGGAGCGCATGCGCCATGAAGGCTTTATGGACAAGGACGCCATCGAGGCCAAGCTGATAGAATTGGGCGTGGAGTAA
- a CDS encoding ABC transporter permease, with product MKRLIAYWSILVKDMRTYYLKPPNVSWGLIFPLAWTGMFFIRSGSGLESVPQLLPGVVAISILFGTTSMLAVTVTFEKKNRSFERLLLAPIPFELLMFAKTSGAILFGVANAFVPVAMALFLTDLAHVDWALFVPAVVLIAVASTFLGLFIAVAVSEVFEAQTFSNFFRFPMIFLCGLFFPIEKLPVLLKPLSYVLPLTYGVDVLHGSVHGEHMMPFALDLIVLGIFCAGLFIMSLRNIRRRWIA from the coding sequence GTGAAGCGGCTAATCGCCTACTGGAGCATACTGGTCAAGGACATGCGGACCTATTACCTGAAGCCGCCGAACGTCAGCTGGGGCCTGATCTTTCCGCTGGCGTGGACCGGCATGTTCTTCATCCGGTCCGGGAGCGGCCTGGAGAGCGTGCCGCAGCTGCTGCCCGGGGTTGTGGCCATCTCCATCCTGTTCGGAACCACCTCCATGCTTGCGGTGACAGTGACCTTCGAGAAGAAGAACCGCTCCTTCGAACGGCTGCTGCTTGCGCCCATCCCGTTCGAGCTGCTGATGTTCGCCAAGACGAGCGGGGCTATTCTTTTCGGCGTGGCCAATGCCTTCGTGCCCGTAGCCATGGCCTTGTTCCTGACCGATCTTGCGCATGTGGACTGGGCGCTTTTCGTGCCGGCCGTTGTCCTTATCGCCGTGGCCTCGACATTCCTGGGCCTGTTCATCGCCGTGGCGGTCAGCGAGGTGTTCGAAGCGCAGACGTTCTCCAATTTTTTCCGCTTCCCCATGATCTTCCTGTGCGGTCTCTTCTTCCCCATAGAGAAGCTGCCCGTTCTGCTCAAGCCGCTGTCATATGTACTGCCGCTGACATATGGTGTGGACGTGCTCCACGGTTCGGTGCACGGCGAGCACATGATGCCCTTTGCGCTGGATCTGATCGTGCTCGGTATCTTCTGCGCGGGCCTGTTCATAATGAGCCTGCGCAACATCAGGAGGCGGTGGATTGCGTGA